The Anaerobacillus sp. CMMVII genomic interval AGAAAATATAAACTCTTATTAAACAAACGGAGTGCTAGTGTTCAAGATCAGATTAAACAGATAACGCTTCTTTCTGAAGTAAAGGGTACATATTAAGTGAGTGGAAATGTTCTTATCATTAATTAAATTATGAAGACGAGACTGAAAAGTGAGAAATAAACATTCCCGAGACTAACCGTGTCGGCTTGCCTTCGCTAAGAAAGGCATTTCTAAGCTCAGGACTTCACCTGTAAGTCTTCTCAGGAACGTCGTGAACACCGAACGTTATCTGAAATTCATTTGCTAGATTGGAGTGGAAAGCATGAAAAAAAGAATTGCTTTAGTAATTGGAAACTCGAATTATTATAATTCTCCATTAAAGAATCCAATAAATGATTCGAATGATATCACAGATGTTTTGACGCAGCTTGGCTTTGAAGTAGAAAAGCATCTTGATATAACACATATAGAAATGGAGACGACATTTATAAGATTCATTAAGAATATAAAGGACTGCGAAGCATCCTTGGTATACTTTGCGGGACATGGACTTCAAATAAAAGGGGAAAATTATCTTGCACCAGTTGACATAGAAGCTACAGACGAGGTAACAGCAATCTCGACAAGTTATAATATTAATGATTACCTAAGAAAAATAAGTAATTTTAGAGAGAAAACAAATATAATAATTTTAGATGCATGCAGAAATAATCCATTTATTAATACTATAAGAGGACCTGTTTCAAACGGTTTTGCACCGTTTAAAGAAGCTCCTATTGGCACATTTATTTCTTATTCCACTAGCCCTGACAGCTTAGCTGGAGATGGGAAAAAGGAAGATTCCAATGGTCTTTATACTGGAATACTCAAAGAGTGTATTAAAATTCCTAACATAATAATTGAAGAAACTTTTAAGTTAGTAAGATCGGAATTGTCACGAATTAGTGGAGGCAATCAAATTTCATGGGAGCATTCAAGTCTAATTGGTGATTTTTACTTTAGTGTTATTGAGCATACTGACTTTGAATTAGCTCAGGAAGATGTATATCAGTTTATTACTGAGAGATCGGATTTTTATAAGAATAAAAATCTTAGCATTTATGACACAGAGTGTCTACCAATAGTGGATGCTTATTTCAAATATCAGAAGCCTATTATTGAGATCATGCGACTATACTCTAGAGAAAGTTATAGTCGTATTAATCAAAAATTTACTGACAATGAACTAGATTTCATAAATATGGGCTATTTGTCCTCATGGGGATTTGAGTATAAGGAACACAGGTGGTACTATGGGGACCAGTATGTGAAAATGGGTGATCCTCTTCCGTTGCCAGAAAGACTCCTTGAGAAGGAACCTATAGAAGGTAAAGAACTTATCGTTGAATTGAGTCCAAAAGGTTATATGAGGGATAGTAATATCTTTTTTAGGATAAACACGAATCTTCCTAATAAAACTAAACTAATGTTCACACTTTACACAAGAGACAATAAGTACAGAGCACAGTGTAAAACAGATGTAATTGATGGGGCGATACTAACTGAAGGATTCTCTTATAAAGGGAACCAGCTAGAAGATGGTATGTATCTATTATCATTATCATCACCATTAACTGACCTGCAGCCTGAGAATGTTAAAACGCAATTTGGTGTTAGTGGCAGGAATCTTATGGGGAAATTTGTGAGATATGGTGCTCTTGGTGGGAAAAGTGTTAGAGGAGAATGGACCGTTATTAAAAGTAAAGAATTGGTTGAAATATACTAATTTGCACCGCTAATGAAAATCACATGTTATGTATTCCATCTATTTCTTTTAACAAGTAAATTGAATTAAATAAAACAACACAACAAACGTTATGGGAAGGAATTCCTGTGGAAAAATTAAGTCACTTTACTAAAGGTAAAGTAAAAATTAATAGCATTAGTTTATTATTTACCAACCCCTTCTAAATTGTAAATAGATTAACCTATTAAAAAATTATGGAACTAACGGAGGCTTTAGTTGAATAAGACAATAATTGGTAATAAAAAGACCGACTTATCAAAAGTCGGTCTTTTTTGTGCGATTTATTGTGTGAATTACCAAGTGTTTTTTCTGTTATTACATACGAGATTAAAAATGATATTTGTCTGTTTGCACCTCACAATTAAACCCGTTATTATAAAGGAACGTTTTTTTCTTTTCGTATGTTAAAAAGAGGTGGACGGGAGGTATTTGGATATTTATGTAAGAATATGAGAGTTCCCTCCCCTACAATAATTAATATGCTTTACTTACAGCTTTTCCATATATGTTTCTATTTGTTCTAAAGTTGTAATATGAGGATCAGTTTCTGTAGCTTCAATGTAGTGCGTGTAAAACTCTTTTGCCCCGTTTAAAATTTCAAATAGAAATTCCTTCTTAGGCAAAAAATAACTATGCCCACTCAATTCAAACTCTACCATTTGATCGTCTGCTGGCTTTAAACTATATTCAGTATTTTTGTCTGCAAAGGGACCTGATGCAAAATTATTTTTCATGAACTCAACAACGATATCTACTATAGGCCCCCAAAGGTCGTCAAGTCTAGTTAAGAAGTCTTCACCAAGAATCTCATTGCCATTATAAGTGATACTGATATAACCGTATAGAAGTTCCTTATATTTACTTATAATCTTCCTGATCTCTTCCCCATCTCCATTATTAATTTTACAATAAGCCCCTCCTTCTGGGCCATTTTCCCTTAAAAAAGATTCGACTATAACCATGGTTATTCCTCCCAAGTTAGGTTAAGATATCAGTTGTCTCCGCCTTGATTTTATCTAGGAGCAATGTATGTTGTGTTTGGATACACTGATCTTACAATGTTGTATTGTAAGTCTAATTGCACTTGATACCTTACCCCATTATAAGTATAGAATATTCTATTTTCAGTTTTTGCCCATTGTTAATAGCTGTCTGTATTACACTGGCGTTTCTTTGGATAACTTGACAGTTCTGTTCATACTAGCGGAATCTCTGTCCTATTTGATAGTTTAACATGCTTGTTGAACCAACGGGGGCTATTCTTTAGGAAGGAGAATGGCTTCTTCTTGTTGAAGTGAAAAACAGGACAAAAATTGTTAAGGAGGCGGGAATGAATAAAATTAATAAACTCAAAAAGGGAACTAAAAAATTCCTTATAGTCTTTGTTCCACTTGGAATTATAACTGTTATACTAGACAACCAAGGATTTTGGCAAATTTCAAGGTTTATGCCTCTTTTAGCAATTGGTATATTTTGGGGTTGGATAATTATCGACGATAAGTACCGCAATCAAAAACAAAAGTGAAGAAAATCAAACTGTTATTTAAGACGGTTCTCTTGAGCTAAAGAGTGCTTTAGTGCAACAACAGGAAGAGTCATAGTAATGGTTGTTCCAGCTTATTTTTATTCAACAATTGAGTAAGAAAAATTAAATAAGGAGTTACGCTCTTTTGCGGGTTAATTTACTATCTTTATTAAGTAGAAGAGTGGATAAGGAAGGAGGACACTTAGTGATTGTTTATTATATTCTATCGGTACTAATACCTATTGCAATACTTATTTATGTAATTGGTAGTCTTTCAACGATTAAATACCAACAAAAAATGATAATGAAGCATCTTGGTATTGAGGAAGAAACTGAAAAATTGATACCTAATGAACAAATCGAAAAAGAATTAGAAGACGAGTTATTAAAATAAGTAGTTATAACTAACGAATGCTTTAGTGGTGCGAAATGTTTCTACCTCAAATTGAGAATGGTCACATTACTCTGGTAAAAGGTAGACAATTCCCTTCAGGGAGTTGAAGGGTTATATCGAAGAGTCAAATGATTGAGTAACGTCTTGAAGGGCTCTCTCTTAGTCGAATAGCACTAAAATTAGTAAGATTGATAGTGTTATAAGCTCGGCAAAAAGGCGTGAGAATTTACCGTAACAGATAAAGCTGACGAAAGCCTACCCGAGGGGGTGGTGTAAATCATGATGCTTGAGTTGAATGAATATGGTGAGAATGCAAAAAAAGCCTACAAGAAATGGCTAAGCTGACAAACTTCTGAATGTACGGGTCTAAACGCTTACTACATAGAAATGTGTACATCACCAAATTGTGAAGTTAGCAGTGGATGAGTAAGACTCGCTAATATGAAAATCCATGATATGTTATAGGCATATGAACGGCTAACAGGCTTACAGGAAGCATCTAAGTTCATTCTATAATAGATATAATTCAACGTTGTAAGCTGATAACGTGGAGAGCTTACTCTCAGAGAAGCGGTAATAAGGAAAGCGATAATGAGATTAGTTATTGTATAACTTGTTTTAATATCAGTGAAAGTGGTGGCACAGTACCGAAGAAACGTCTAATCAACGCGGAGGGATAGCCACTAGACTAATAAAGGAACATTCAACCATGTTAGACAGTTCTTTGTCGATTAATAAGGTTCTTGTAAGACTAAAAGAGGTTCAACTCTCAAGGGAGTCACCGACTTGTTAAAACGGAAGAAACTGAGACACAACGAGTATTATGATATGCAACATAGCTTCGATAATTTATACACTCAGAGTGTTGATGGTCAAAACTTCTATGAATTAATGAAACTGATTAGTTCTAATGAAAATATTCGCCTTGCTTTTCGAAACATAAAGAGAAATACTGGAAGTAAAACAGCAGGAACGGATAAGTTAACAATTGAAGACGTAAAATATTGTCTGTTGAAAAAGTAATAGATAAAGTTCAGAAAATGCTTCAATCATATAGCCCAGAAAAAGTCAGACGTGTCTTTATACCAAAATCAAACGGGAAAAAACGACCTTTAGGCATTCCTACGATATGGGACAGAATTCTACAACAAAGTATTTTACAAGTTTTAGAGCCAATTTGCGAAGCGAAATTCCATAAGCATAGCTACGGTTTTAGACCAAATAGAAGTACACATCATGCAAAAGCAAGATTTGAGTCCCTCATTAACATGGTGGGTCTCTTTCACTGTATAGATGTTGATATTAAAGGCTTCTTTGATAATGTTAGTCATAGTAAGCTACTAAAACAAATATGGTCTTTAGGAATTAGAGATAAAGCGCTGCTTGCCGTCATTTCAAAGCTTTTGAAAGCTGAGATAGAGGGCGAAGGGATACCGACTAAAGGAACACCACAAGGCGGTATTCTCTCCCCGTTATTATCCAACATAGTTCTCAACGAACTAGATTGGTGGATTAGTAATCAATGGGAGACATTCGTAACCAATCATCCCTACAAAAGAAACGGCGATAAAGTGAAAGTACTTAAACAATTGAATTTAAAAGAGTGCTATATCGTAAGGTACGCAGACGACTGTGTGCCACGAAGGAACACAAAGGGAACTCGAAGAGTTGCCTAGTGTAACATGCTGCACAAAAGATGAGGGTGGGCCCCTCGAAATCGCCATACAGGTGGAGATTTCAAACCACCCTAAGGTGCTGTAGTCAAAAGCTATGGTATTGAGCGTTAGGGAAAAGGTAGAGCCTGACTCTATCAGGTGTGTATTAAGGAGACGAAAACCATTGAACCGCTGAAGAAGTATCGAAAGCGTAGATTTGTCATCAAAACTGAGGGGGAGTCGTTAACTCAGGATAAGTTCGGAGGCAACCTGTTTACTGTCCGTTCGGTGACCGGTATAAAGGCGGCGTGAACTTAATACAGGCTTTTGTGTGGAACGTGGGAACCTACGACATGGATGCTAAGGGAGAGATTTCAAGTGGAAGCCCCACAAGAATCAGAGTACCAATGCCATGTATAGGGGCGGAATAACTCGTAGTAGTAATGAAATCTCGTAACGGAGATGGAGCAAAGGAGTTATGTTATTCTGTTTTATTAACAAGTCAACCATTTAACTGGGAGGAACTTATGAGTAGAACAAAGTCGTATGAAATATCTAAGAACATAGTATATGAAGCCTTCTTAAGAGTTAGAGCAAACAAAGGCTCAGCAGGAATTGATGAGCAATCAATAGCAGAGTTTGAGGTAAATCTAAAAGACAACCTGTATAAGATATGGAATAGAATGTCATCAGGAAGTTACTTTCCTCCAGCAGTTAAAGCTGTGGATATAAAGAAGAAAGCTGGAGGTACAAGGACACTAGGAATACCAACGGTTGCGGATAGAGTTGCACAAATGACTGTAAAACTATATTTCGAACCTTCGGTAGAACCATTCTTTCATGAAGACTCTTATGGTTACAGACCAAAGAAAAGTGCCATTCAAGCGGTAGAAATAACTCGGAAAAGATGCTGGAAGTATAATTGGGTACTAGAATTTGATATTAAAGGTCTATTCGATAACATTGATCATGAGTTACTGATGAGAGCAGTTGATAAACATACAGACGTAGAATGGGTAAAGTTGTACATCAAAAGGTGGTTAACTGCACCGTTTCAAACAAAAGAAGAATTAATAGAACGCACCTCCGGCACACCGCAAGGTGGTGTCATAAGTCCGGTACTAGCAAATCTATTTCTACATTATGCGTTTGACAAATGGATGGCTATTAATCACCCAAACAACCCTTTTGCTAGATATGCAGATGATGCAGTAATCCACTGCAACACAGAGGAAGAAGCAAAGAAACTGCTAAAATCTTTAAACAAAAGAATGAACGAATGTAAACTAGAACTACACCCTTCTAAAACGAAAATTGTCTATTGTAAAGATGCGGACAGAAAAGAAGAACAAGAGAATATAGCGTTTGATTTTCTGGGGTACACATTCAGACCAAGAATGTCACAGAATAGGTGGGGGAAACACTTTGTGAATTTCACACCTGCCATCAGTAATAAATCGAAAAAGTCCATTCAGCAAAAAGTAAGAGATTGGAAACTACAATTGAAGGCCGAAAAAGAGCTTATTGACATATCGAAGATGTTTAACTCTGCAATTCAAGGTTGGATTAATTACTATGGTAAGTTCTACAAATCTGAAATGTACTCTGCTCTCAGACATATTAATAAAGCCTTAATTATGTGGGCGAGAAAGAAATACAAAAGACTAGCTCGGCACAAGAAAAGAGCAGAACATTTCATAGGTAGAATTGCGAAACAAAATCCCAGTCTCTTTAGACACTGGGAAATAGGTATAAAGCCCACGACTGAATAATGGGAGCCGGATGAGCTGAGAGGTTCACGTCCGGTTCTGAGAGAGACTACTGGGGAAGTTCCAGTGGTCTACTTGCCTCAAGGTTTTGTGTCGCACACGTTCACAAGCAATAAGGATGAATTGTGCTATAAAGGATTTCCTCAAAACAAGATTACACCTTGAAACAAGCGAAGATAAGTCAAAGGTTATTAACTTAAAGAAAAACTCGTCAGAGTTTCTTGGTTTTACATTCCGAGCGATTAGGAAAGGAAAAACAAGAATGGGCTATGTAGCGAAGTCGAATATGACAAAGAAAGCAAAAGCAACTGCACTTATTAAAATTAAAGATTGTATTAAAGCTATACAAAAGAAACCTTGTGCTGAAACGGTTTGGCATTTCAATACAGTTGTCATGGGAATCCAAAATTACTACTCAGTAGCAACAAGGATTATGAAAAATTTAAGTGAGTTGAGCTCTTTTCTTCAGAAGACGCTTTACAATCGATTAAAAGACATTAGAACAGAAGCGAAGTTTTCAAATATGACTAGTACTTTACAAAAGCGTTATAAAGGATGTAAGGCTAAACTATACAAAATTCAGAATATGGTTTTCGTCCCAATTCACGCTCAAAGACATAAAACAAATCTATGCTTTTCTCAAGGAACGTGCAACTACACTGCCGAAGGTAGAGAAAAACTACACGAAAGTCTTAAAGCTATTAATAAAAAGATACTCAGTCATGTAATGAAAAGTTTATCCCAAATCGAACAATTGAATATAACGATAATCGAATAAGTAAGTTCATTGCCCAATACGGAAAATGTGCA includes:
- a CDS encoding caspase family protein → MKKRIALVIGNSNYYNSPLKNPINDSNDITDVLTQLGFEVEKHLDITHIEMETTFIRFIKNIKDCEASLVYFAGHGLQIKGENYLAPVDIEATDEVTAISTSYNINDYLRKISNFREKTNIIILDACRNNPFINTIRGPVSNGFAPFKEAPIGTFISYSTSPDSLAGDGKKEDSNGLYTGILKECIKIPNIIIEETFKLVRSELSRISGGNQISWEHSSLIGDFYFSVIEHTDFELAQEDVYQFITERSDFYKNKNLSIYDTECLPIVDAYFKYQKPIIEIMRLYSRESYSRINQKFTDNELDFINMGYLSSWGFEYKEHRWYYGDQYVKMGDPLPLPERLLEKEPIEGKELIVELSPKGYMRDSNIFFRINTNLPNKTKLMFTLYTRDNKYRAQCKTDVIDGAILTEGFSYKGNQLEDGMYLLSLSSPLTDLQPENVKTQFGVSGRNLMGKFVRYGALGGKSVRGEWTVIKSKELVEIY
- the ltrA gene encoding group II intron reverse transcriptase/maturase; amino-acid sequence: MSRTKSYEISKNIVYEAFLRVRANKGSAGIDEQSIAEFEVNLKDNLYKIWNRMSSGSYFPPAVKAVDIKKKAGGTRTLGIPTVADRVAQMTVKLYFEPSVEPFFHEDSYGYRPKKSAIQAVEITRKRCWKYNWVLEFDIKGLFDNIDHELLMRAVDKHTDVEWVKLYIKRWLTAPFQTKEELIERTSGTPQGGVISPVLANLFLHYAFDKWMAINHPNNPFARYADDAVIHCNTEEEAKKLLKSLNKRMNECKLELHPSKTKIVYCKDADRKEEQENIAFDFLGYTFRPRMSQNRWGKHFVNFTPAISNKSKKSIQQKVRDWKLQLKAEKELIDISKMFNSAIQGWINYYGKFYKSEMYSALRHINKALIMWARKKYKRLARHKKRAEHFIGRIAKQNPSLFRHWEIGIKPTTE